A stretch of the Candidatus Methylomirabilota bacterium genome encodes the following:
- a CDS encoding carbohydrate ABC transporter permease, with protein sequence MLERQRREADGRLVFYWMVTLSLKPQVEATAYPPSFVTFSVTTKGYREVFTKYPFLLYTWNSLVVALGCTALGLAVGLPAAYSIARWRQRGLALTILAARIIPGISYLIPWYIFFRQLRMVDTYGALILTHLIVGLPIITWVMIGFFEDVPAELEDAALIDGCSYFGTFWRVALPLVKPGVVATGILSFVFSWNNFLFSVILAGRETRTLPIAVFNMISYEEINWGTLAAAATLITLPVL encoded by the coding sequence GTGCTCGAGCGCCAGCGGCGCGAGGCCGATGGACGGCTCGTCTTCTACTGGATGGTGACCCTCTCCCTGAAGCCGCAGGTCGAGGCGACGGCCTACCCGCCCTCGTTCGTGACCTTCAGCGTGACGACCAAGGGATACCGCGAGGTCTTCACCAAGTATCCCTTCCTCCTCTACACCTGGAACAGCCTGGTGGTGGCGCTCGGGTGCACGGCCCTCGGGCTCGCGGTGGGGCTCCCGGCCGCCTACTCGATCGCGCGGTGGCGCCAGCGCGGGCTGGCCCTGACGATCCTGGCGGCCCGGATCATCCCCGGCATCTCGTACCTGATCCCCTGGTACATCTTCTTCCGCCAGCTCCGGATGGTGGACACCTACGGCGCCCTCATCCTCACCCACCTCATCGTCGGCCTGCCGATCATCACCTGGGTCATGATCGGCTTCTTCGAGGACGTGCCGGCCGAGCTGGAGGACGCCGCCCTCATCGACGGCTGCTCGTATTTCGGGACGTTCTGGCGGGTCGCGCTGCCGCTGGTCAAGCCGGGAGTGGTGGCGACGGGGATCCTCTCGTTCGTGTTCTCGTGGAACAACTTCCTCTTCTCGGTGATCCTGGCCGGCCGCGAGACCCGGACGCTCCCGATCGCCGTCTTCAACATGATCTCCTACGAGGAGATCAACTGGGGGACGCTGGCCGCCGCCGCCACCCTCATCACGCTGCCGGTGCT